A region from the uncultured Sunxiuqinia sp. genome encodes:
- a CDS encoding rhodanese-like domain-containing protein: MLKHGITSDTLVISYGKFMFPDNDDEFPGSAAGDIGAIRNAFIMMYAGVKDVRVLNGGFQSWEDAAYEIATDDVPKTPVENFGVNIPVKSELAVDIPEAKEMLVSSTADLVCVRSWPEYIGEVSGYNYIEKKGRIPGAIFGNCGSDAYHMENYRHVDHTTREFHEVAQIWKQVGVTPDKHLAFYCGTGWRGSEAWFNAWLMGWPHVSVFDGGWFEWSNNPENPYETGIPEDSNAEIYS, translated from the coding sequence TTGCTTAAGCATGGAATAACGTCAGACACACTGGTTATTTCATACGGAAAATTCATGTTCCCGGATAATGATGACGAATTTCCGGGTAGCGCGGCCGGCGACATCGGAGCCATTCGCAATGCTTTCATTATGATGTATGCGGGCGTAAAAGATGTTCGGGTACTGAATGGCGGATTCCAATCCTGGGAAGATGCAGCATACGAAATTGCCACCGATGATGTTCCCAAAACTCCGGTTGAAAACTTCGGGGTAAATATTCCTGTAAAATCTGAACTGGCTGTTGACATTCCGGAAGCGAAAGAAATGCTGGTTTCTTCAACGGCCGACTTGGTCTGCGTTAGAAGTTGGCCCGAGTATATTGGCGAAGTAAGCGGTTACAATTATATCGAAAAAAAGGGCCGTATTCCCGGAGCTATTTTTGGCAACTGCGGTTCCGATGCCTATCACATGGAAAACTATCGCCATGTGGATCATACAACCCGCGAATTTCATGAAGTAGCGCAGATTTGGAAACAGGTGGGCGTTACCCCGGATAAACATTTGGCCTTTTATTGTGGTACAGGATGGCGCGGTAGCGAAGCCTGGTTTAATGCATGGCTGATGGGCTGGCCTCATGTTTCTGTATTCGACGGTGGTTGGTTCGAATGGAGCAACAATCCGGAGAATCCTTACGAAACGGGCATACCTGAAGACTCGAATGCTGAAATTTATTCTTGA
- the egtD gene encoding L-histidine N(alpha)-methyltransferase: MEQPTLISEIGADTLSGLSANPKYLLSKYFYDDQGSSIFQDIMQMPEYYLTDCEFEIFSTHKKQITNAFKDGVQAFDLIELGSGDGLKTKVLLQFLMESSVNFRYIPIDISHKANVELVSSLKKELPSLNVSSQTGDYFQEVRKLNGHSSLRKVILFLGSNIGNFSEEEIDLFFSQLSGLCHQGDRVLIGFDLKKSPDVIMNAYNDSHGHTEKFNLNHLLRLNRELNANFNPANFEHHTEYNPETGRVKSFLVSKTKQTVSIGDLDKDFHFNSWETIFMELSQKFDYKGIEKLAQSHGFKVLENFTDKQNYFVDSLWQKA, translated from the coding sequence ATGGAACAACCAACGCTTATTTCTGAAATTGGTGCCGACACACTAAGCGGCCTTTCTGCAAATCCGAAATACCTTCTGTCGAAATATTTTTACGACGATCAGGGAAGTTCCATTTTTCAGGATATCATGCAAATGCCGGAATATTACCTGACCGATTGCGAATTTGAAATTTTCTCAACGCACAAAAAACAAATTACCAATGCGTTTAAAGATGGTGTTCAGGCATTTGATTTGATCGAATTAGGATCTGGTGATGGATTGAAAACAAAAGTCCTCTTACAGTTCCTCATGGAAAGTTCGGTTAACTTTCGTTACATTCCAATAGACATTAGTCACAAAGCCAATGTGGAACTGGTAAGCAGTTTAAAAAAAGAACTTCCGTCATTGAATGTCAGCTCCCAAACCGGCGACTATTTTCAGGAAGTAAGAAAATTGAATGGCCACTCCAGCTTACGCAAGGTGATTTTATTTTTGGGTTCGAACATTGGAAATTTTTCTGAGGAGGAGATTGACCTCTTTTTCAGTCAACTCTCCGGTCTCTGTCATCAGGGAGACCGGGTACTCATCGGTTTCGATCTGAAAAAATCACCGGATGTGATTATGAACGCATACAATGATTCCCACGGACACACCGAGAAATTTAACCTCAACCATTTGCTGCGGCTGAATAGAGAACTCAATGCCAATTTCAATCCAGCCAATTTTGAGCATCATACCGAATACAACCCGGAAACAGGAAGAGTTAAAAGCTTTTTGGTCTCCAAAACGAAACAAACAGTCTCTATCGGCGATCTGGATAAAGATTTTCATTTCAACTCATGGGAAACTATTTTCATGGAACTTTCCCAGAAATTCGATTATAAAGGCATTGAAAAGCTCGCTCAAAGCCATGGCTTTAAAGTGCTAGAAAATTTCACCGATAAGCAGAATTATTTTGTAGACTCACTTTGGCAAAAAGCTTAA
- a CDS encoding pyruvate, water dikinase regulatory protein — MVERERKKKAKPIYVVSGGKGLAGNNMVQSVLIQYPNNDVPVIIIPNVSDEKKLKEIVSKAKKDGGLITHTMVNSDLRKSLIKQAKEEDVKQIDFMGELADYLDSTLGIPSLKSPGLFREINQRYFNRIDAIEFTLNQDDGMSPERLHKAEIILCGVSRSGKTPLSVYLSMYGWKVANVPLVNGIKPPRELYEVDPKRVFGLHISPQQLIAHRIKRLKSLPRHDSSKYTDEKMVKNEIRNASFVFKKGGFTVIHVSSKPVESSANEILNIMNERFEYGGRKITSPYQDAANPVGINENIEHNTNFEASSEDAPKE; from the coding sequence GTGGTAGAACGAGAAAGAAAGAAAAAGGCAAAGCCCATTTATGTCGTGTCAGGAGGGAAAGGATTAGCCGGAAACAACATGGTTCAGTCAGTTCTAATTCAATATCCTAATAACGATGTTCCGGTTATTATTATTCCTAATGTGTCGGATGAAAAAAAGCTGAAGGAAATTGTATCTAAGGCAAAAAAGGATGGAGGCTTGATTACCCATACCATGGTTAACTCCGACTTAAGAAAAAGCCTGATAAAACAAGCAAAGGAAGAGGATGTCAAGCAGATTGATTTTATGGGTGAGCTGGCCGATTACCTGGATAGCACATTGGGCATTCCTTCGTTGAAATCACCCGGCCTTTTTCGCGAAATTAACCAGCGGTACTTCAATCGTATTGATGCGATTGAGTTTACGTTGAATCAGGATGATGGAATGAGTCCGGAGCGCCTACACAAAGCTGAAATTATTTTGTGCGGAGTGTCGCGATCGGGCAAAACACCGTTAAGCGTATACTTGTCGATGTATGGATGGAAAGTGGCAAACGTTCCCTTAGTGAATGGAATTAAGCCACCCCGGGAGTTATATGAGGTTGATCCGAAAAGAGTGTTTGGGTTACATATTAGCCCACAACAACTGATTGCCCATCGAATCAAGCGATTAAAAAGTTTACCGCGTCATGATAGCTCAAAATACACCGATGAAAAGATGGTAAAAAACGAAATTCGGAACGCTTCATTTGTATTCAAAAAGGGCGGTTTTACTGTAATTCACGTATCAAGTAAACCAGTAGAATCCAGTGCTAATGAAATCCTGAATATTATGAATGAACGTTTTGAATACGGAGGACGGAAAATTACATCTCCTTATCAGGATGCGGCAAATCCGGTTGGGATTAATGAAAACATTGAACATAATACAAACTTTGAGGCATCATCAGAAGACGCCCCAAAGGAATAG
- a CDS encoding TraR/DksA family transcriptional regulator, translated as MNKEEIRVRILGEIEKTRQYIIDYKENTQPIAPENAIGRISRTDAINNKSVAEAALRKAEEKLFKLNGVLTKVDDENFGLCARCKQAIPLGRLLMMPQSLYYVQCFH; from the coding sequence TTGAACAAAGAAGAAATTCGAGTCAGAATTCTTGGGGAGATTGAAAAAACTCGCCAATACATTATTGATTACAAAGAAAACACTCAACCCATTGCTCCGGAGAATGCGATCGGTCGAATTTCCAGAACGGATGCCATCAACAATAAAAGTGTTGCAGAAGCGGCTTTGCGTAAAGCCGAAGAAAAACTGTTTAAACTCAATGGTGTATTAACAAAAGTTGATGATGAGAATTTCGGACTTTGTGCCCGCTGCAAACAAGCTATTCCTTTGGGGCGTCTTCTGATGATGCCTCAAAGTTTGTATTATGTTCAATGTTTTCATTAA
- a CDS encoding MFS transporter, whose amino-acid sequence MQESKKNYVVPIFMMILLFGMISFVTNLAAPMGIVLKNQFNVSNSLGMLGNLANFIAYAVMGIPGGILLQKVGYKKTALIAVVVGFVGVGIQYLSGHAESFTVYLLGAFIAGFSMCLLNIVVNPMLNKLGGEGNKGNQLIQVGGSFNSVMATFTPVFVGILIGEATKASIPDVYPILYIAMAVFALVFFILRLTRIPEPHADQPKESLGGLMSGALKFRHFVLGAIGIFVYVGIEVGTPGIANLYMTTPTESQAETIIAEYEKQQSDAAYLEEITALDVKNASVDGYRMQVVSEIAYESSNRIIDGRDTPGLGIGAGIAGGIVGFYWLLMLVGRLTGAAVGSTVSSRKMLGFTSFFGIVLIVLAIFWPEGTLISMPAFQSGTAGLSFGLVPVPIKFLFIALVGLCTSIMWGSIFNLAVEGLGKYLAAASGIFMVLVAGGGILPAIQGWLADIADYQASYWLIVVCFGYLLFYAVIGSKNINTDIPVE is encoded by the coding sequence ATGCAAGAGAGTAAGAAGAATTATGTAGTGCCAATATTTATGATGATTTTACTTTTTGGTATGATCTCATTTGTCACCAACTTGGCAGCACCGATGGGTATCGTACTGAAAAATCAATTCAATGTTTCTAATAGTTTGGGAATGCTTGGAAACTTGGCAAACTTTATCGCCTATGCCGTTATGGGTATTCCCGGAGGTATTTTACTTCAAAAAGTTGGATACAAAAAAACGGCGCTTATTGCTGTCGTTGTTGGGTTCGTAGGGGTTGGCATCCAATACCTGTCAGGACACGCTGAAAGTTTTACCGTGTATTTGCTAGGTGCCTTCATCGCGGGATTCTCCATGTGTTTGTTAAACATTGTGGTAAACCCGATGCTAAATAAACTTGGAGGAGAAGGTAACAAAGGAAACCAGCTTATCCAAGTGGGTGGTTCTTTCAACTCAGTTATGGCCACATTTACCCCGGTATTTGTAGGTATTCTTATTGGTGAAGCAACAAAAGCTTCTATTCCCGATGTATATCCGATCCTTTACATTGCCATGGCTGTTTTTGCTCTGGTATTTTTTATTCTTCGACTAACGCGAATTCCTGAACCACATGCCGACCAACCCAAAGAGTCACTGGGTGGCCTTATGTCCGGAGCTTTAAAATTCCGTCATTTCGTCTTGGGAGCCATAGGTATTTTTGTATATGTAGGGATCGAGGTTGGAACTCCAGGGATTGCCAATTTATACATGACAACTCCTACGGAAAGCCAGGCTGAAACAATTATTGCTGAATATGAGAAACAACAATCCGATGCAGCGTACCTTGAAGAAATCACAGCTCTTGATGTTAAAAATGCGAGCGTTGATGGATATCGTATGCAAGTTGTCAGTGAAATAGCCTACGAAAGTTCAAACAGAATTATTGACGGTAGAGATACGCCGGGATTGGGAATTGGAGCCGGAATTGCCGGTGGAATTGTCGGATTTTACTGGTTGTTGATGTTGGTTGGTCGTTTGACTGGTGCCGCAGTTGGAAGCACTGTTTCCAGTAGAAAGATGCTAGGTTTTACTTCATTTTTTGGAATCGTTTTGATTGTGTTGGCAATTTTCTGGCCGGAGGGAACGTTGATCTCAATGCCGGCATTTCAATCAGGAACCGCCGGTTTGAGTTTTGGCCTTGTTCCTGTTCCAATTAAATTCTTATTCATTGCATTGGTCGGACTCTGCACCTCAATCATGTGGGGAAGTATCTTTAACCTTGCAGTTGAAGGACTCGGTAAATATTTGGCAGCTGCTTCAGGGATTTTTATGGTGCTCGTAGCTGGTGGAGGTATCCTTCCCGCAATCCAGGGATGGCTGGCCGACATAGCTGATTATCAGGCGAGTTACTGGTTAATTGTGGTTTGTTTTGGATATCTGTTATTTTATGCAGTTATTGGAAGCAAAAACATTAATACAGATATTCCGGTTGAGTAA
- a CDS encoding ROK family protein — MGVDIGGTNTAIGVVDSKGQVMVKDAISTPSHGDIDKYINELTVAIQELIKSVKLMNDDIDILGIGIGAPNGNYYNGTIEYAPNLSFKGVVHFVKLMRKSFPEMKALALTNDANAAAIGEMIYGGAKGMKNFVMYTLGTGVGSGVVINGDLVYGHDGFAGECGHTTLIPGGRLCGCTAKGHLEAYCSAPGMKRTAFEIMVRDNATDSLLADKSFNELNSKMIFDAAEKGDKVALEVFEQTGKWLGQGLADTVHHLSPEAIFLFGGPTAAGEYIFKPTKASLEEHLLPIFSGKIKVLPSELKPGDAAIVGASALVWKEVE, encoded by the coding sequence ATAGGTGTTGATATTGGTGGAACGAATACGGCAATTGGTGTGGTTGACAGCAAGGGCCAGGTTATGGTTAAAGACGCAATTTCAACACCATCGCACGGAGATATCGACAAATACATCAATGAATTAACTGTTGCTATTCAAGAGTTGATTAAGTCGGTGAAACTGATGAATGACGATATTGATATTTTAGGAATTGGTATCGGTGCTCCAAATGGTAATTATTACAATGGAACAATTGAATATGCTCCAAATCTATCTTTTAAAGGAGTTGTTCATTTTGTTAAGCTTATGCGTAAAAGTTTCCCCGAAATGAAAGCTTTAGCGCTGACTAATGATGCGAATGCAGCAGCTATTGGCGAAATGATCTATGGCGGAGCTAAAGGCATGAAAAACTTTGTCATGTACACCCTTGGAACAGGAGTGGGAAGTGGCGTAGTTATTAATGGCGACTTGGTTTACGGACATGATGGTTTTGCTGGAGAGTGTGGACACACAACCTTGATACCGGGTGGTCGTTTGTGTGGCTGTACCGCTAAAGGACACTTGGAGGCCTATTGTTCTGCACCAGGTATGAAGCGTACTGCTTTTGAAATTATGGTTCGCGACAACGCCACAGATAGCTTGTTGGCTGATAAATCGTTTAATGAGTTAAACTCTAAAATGATTTTTGATGCTGCCGAGAAAGGAGATAAAGTGGCCTTAGAGGTTTTTGAGCAAACCGGGAAATGGTTGGGACAAGGATTGGCGGATACCGTTCATCACTTGAGTCCTGAAGCAATTTTCTTATTTGGTGGGCCAACAGCAGCAGGTGAGTACATTTTTAAACCAACAAAAGCGAGCCTGGAGGAACACTTATTGCCAATCTTTAGTGGCAAGATTAAAGTTCTGCCTTCAGAGTTAAAACCTGGAGACGCTGCAATTGTTGGTGCTAGTGCTTTGGTTTGGAAGGAAGTTGAATAG
- a CDS encoding NAD-dependent epimerase/dehydratase family protein — protein MKKVFSYYSDQSEELFSQIEWVEGDILDYHSLENLLVGATEVYHCAAIVSFHANDRDSMLNNNVKGTANLINAAIHNKVRKFGHISSIAALGRTQDGSEINEETYWIPSKQKSGYSLSKFFSEMEVWRGIEEGLDAVIVNPSIILGPGNWDIGSPKLFQAIGKGLKYYTKGETGFVDVRDVATAMVQLMNDNNFNNTKNQRFILNAGNMSYQNFFNKIADNLQKPRPRTFASDMILQVAWRAARVASFFSGKRPQITKEAISGSNRINHYNGDKIQKTIDFHYRNLDTTIADIAHLFQKDII, from the coding sequence GTGAAGAAAGTTTTTTCGTACTACAGCGATCAATCCGAAGAGCTATTCAGCCAAATTGAATGGGTTGAAGGAGATATTCTGGATTACCATAGTCTGGAAAATTTGCTTGTTGGAGCCACTGAAGTCTATCACTGTGCCGCTATCGTATCTTTTCATGCGAACGACCGCGACAGCATGCTCAATAATAACGTAAAAGGAACTGCCAACCTGATTAATGCGGCCATCCATAACAAGGTTAGAAAGTTCGGTCACATCAGCTCTATTGCAGCCTTGGGAAGAACGCAGGATGGTAGCGAAATAAACGAAGAAACTTATTGGATTCCTTCGAAACAAAAATCGGGCTATAGCCTGAGTAAGTTTTTTTCGGAGATGGAAGTTTGGCGCGGCATTGAAGAAGGGCTTGACGCGGTGATTGTAAACCCATCGATAATCCTCGGGCCGGGAAACTGGGATATTGGCAGCCCCAAGCTTTTTCAAGCAATTGGGAAAGGACTAAAATATTACACCAAGGGAGAAACCGGATTTGTTGATGTTCGCGATGTTGCAACAGCAATGGTTCAGCTCATGAACGATAACAACTTTAACAACACCAAAAACCAACGGTTCATCCTGAATGCCGGCAATATGAGTTATCAGAATTTTTTCAATAAAATAGCTGACAATTTGCAAAAGCCGCGCCCAAGAACTTTCGCTTCCGATATGATTCTACAAGTTGCCTGGCGTGCTGCGCGGGTAGCCAGTTTTTTCTCGGGGAAACGCCCGCAAATTACAAAAGAAGCAATTTCGGGATCTAACCGAATCAACCATTACAACGGAGATAAAATTCAAAAGACAATTGATTTTCATTACCGCAATTTAGATACGACCATTGCTGACATTGCGCATCTTTTTCAGAAAGATATTATATAA
- a CDS encoding pyridoxamine 5'-phosphate oxidase family protein, with product MRTLFIENREEIDKVIRACKTCFVAMSDDDRPYVLPMNFALEDDTIILHSAQKGRMWETIKKNPNICINWTLGEELAWQDVSVGCSYRVKSKSVVVEGEVEIVDDYDEKYRLLKIVMAQYSNREFKFSKPAVVNVGIMKVRIKNIKGKVFGAKAVTPWNQKED from the coding sequence ATGAGAACCCTGTTTATTGAAAATCGAGAAGAGATCGACAAAGTAATAAGAGCATGCAAAACCTGCTTTGTTGCCATGTCTGATGATGACCGGCCGTATGTATTGCCGATGAATTTCGCCTTGGAAGATGACACTATCATATTACATTCGGCACAGAAAGGTCGCATGTGGGAGACGATTAAAAAGAATCCCAACATCTGTATTAACTGGACATTGGGCGAAGAACTTGCCTGGCAAGATGTGAGTGTTGGATGCAGTTATCGTGTTAAATCAAAATCGGTGGTTGTTGAAGGAGAAGTTGAAATTGTTGACGATTATGATGAAAAATACCGTCTGCTCAAGATTGTAATGGCTCAATACAGCAACCGCGAATTTAAGTTTAGCAAACCTGCTGTTGTTAATGTTGGCATTATGAAAGTGCGCATTAAAAACATAAAAGGAAAAGTTTTTGGAGCCAAAGCAGTAACTCCCTGGAATCAAAAAGAGGACTGA
- the dnaG gene encoding DNA primase, with product MIDQSTVDRIMDAAEITEVVSEFVSLKRRGTNQLGLCPFHNEKTPSFMVSPAKGIFKCFGCGKGGNSVNFIMEHESLSYPEALKWLAKKYHIDVKEEEETEAQKQLKDERESMMIVSAFAQKYFTRFVWEENEGRTIGLSYLRERQLQDNIIKKFELGYCPDGKDKFTQAAQRQGYQMEFLEKTGLTIKRDDWVRDRFAGRVMFPIHNVAGRVIAFGGRTLKDDKKIAKYLNSPESDIYHKSRVLYGIFQAKREITKQDKCYLVEGYTDVLAFHQAGIENVVASSGTALTSDQIRLIKRFSPNITIIYDGDEAGIKASLRGIDLVLEEGLNVKVLLLPQGEDPDSFSRSMSSTELQEYIEKNQTDFIRFKTNLLLKDADNDPVSKARLINNIVHSISVVPDAITRSLYIKECSSLMDVEENILYTEIRKMMQKESEEVRRREYRDKAAQQRQPAPPPTPKVIKNLCEIEEREILRILMKYFHTEVFEEEGENPEEKFSISVGHFVLSELENDGLYSDNELINQFLDFFRENLDNKKFNPSQFFTHHQDQRISQMASDLISEKYTESKRWARGGAFVEAEDEILDLLVPKIVQEYKLRKVKNMLSDLEKGIHLAATDNDMEKVMTIQNQYLNLKKVEKHLSIQLGNRTITR from the coding sequence ATGATCGACCAGTCAACAGTTGACCGCATAATGGATGCCGCAGAGATTACAGAAGTAGTTTCGGAGTTTGTAAGCTTAAAGCGCCGGGGAACTAACCAGCTTGGGTTATGCCCGTTTCACAACGAGAAAACTCCATCGTTTATGGTATCTCCTGCGAAAGGTATTTTTAAGTGTTTTGGTTGCGGAAAAGGAGGCAATTCTGTGAACTTTATCATGGAGCACGAATCCCTTTCGTACCCTGAAGCGTTGAAGTGGTTGGCCAAAAAATACCATATTGATGTAAAAGAAGAGGAAGAAACGGAAGCACAGAAGCAGCTCAAAGACGAGCGCGAAAGTATGATGATTGTTTCGGCTTTTGCTCAGAAATATTTTACCCGGTTTGTGTGGGAAGAAAATGAGGGTCGAACGATTGGGCTCAGCTATTTGCGCGAGCGGCAGTTGCAGGATAACATCATTAAAAAGTTTGAGCTGGGCTATTGTCCGGATGGGAAAGATAAGTTTACCCAAGCGGCACAAAGACAAGGATACCAGATGGAATTCCTCGAAAAAACGGGACTGACTATCAAGCGCGATGATTGGGTGCGCGACCGATTTGCCGGCCGTGTGATGTTTCCGATTCATAACGTAGCCGGCCGCGTGATTGCCTTTGGTGGACGAACACTGAAGGATGATAAAAAAATAGCCAAATACCTGAACTCGCCGGAGTCAGATATTTATCACAAAAGCCGGGTGCTATACGGTATCTTTCAGGCCAAGCGTGAAATCACCAAGCAGGACAAGTGCTATTTGGTTGAAGGATACACCGATGTGTTGGCCTTTCATCAGGCTGGGATTGAAAATGTGGTTGCTTCGTCAGGAACGGCATTAACTTCTGATCAAATTCGATTAATCAAGCGTTTTTCACCTAACATTACCATTATTTACGATGGGGACGAAGCCGGAATTAAGGCGTCACTCCGCGGAATTGATCTGGTGCTGGAAGAAGGGTTGAATGTCAAAGTGCTGCTACTTCCCCAAGGTGAAGATCCTGACTCGTTTTCAAGATCGATGAGCTCAACGGAACTTCAGGAATATATCGAAAAAAATCAAACGGACTTCATTCGTTTCAAAACAAATTTGTTATTAAAAGACGCTGATAACGATCCGGTAAGCAAAGCCCGGCTGATTAATAATATTGTTCATTCGATATCGGTAGTTCCTGACGCAATCACCCGATCGTTATACATTAAAGAGTGCAGCAGTCTGATGGATGTTGAAGAAAACATCTTGTATACCGAGATTCGCAAGATGATGCAAAAAGAGTCCGAGGAGGTTCGACGGAGGGAATACCGCGATAAGGCAGCACAGCAGCGACAGCCTGCGCCGCCACCCACTCCGAAGGTTATCAAAAACCTGTGCGAAATTGAAGAACGAGAGATTTTGCGAATATTGATGAAGTACTTCCACACTGAAGTTTTTGAAGAAGAAGGCGAAAACCCCGAAGAAAAATTTTCTATTTCAGTTGGGCATTTTGTGCTCAGCGAACTTGAGAACGATGGCCTGTATTCAGATAACGAGCTAATCAATCAGTTTCTGGACTTTTTCAGGGAAAATCTGGACAACAAGAAATTTAATCCAAGCCAGTTTTTTACCCACCACCAGGATCAGCGAATCAGTCAAATGGCCAGTGATTTGATTTCAGAAAAATACACTGAAAGCAAACGATGGGCGAGAGGGGGTGCTTTTGTTGAAGCAGAAGATGAAATTCTGGATTTATTGGTTCCCAAAATCGTTCAGGAATATAAACTGCGTAAGGTGAAAAATATGCTTTCGGATCTCGAAAAAGGCATCCATCTGGCAGCTACCGACAACGACATGGAGAAAGTCATGACGATTCAGAACCAATATCTCAATCTAAAAAAAGTGGAAAAACACCTTTCCATTCAACTTGGAAACCGAACGATTACCCGTTAA
- a CDS encoding NAD-dependent deacylase produces MKKKLVILTGAGMSQESGIRTFRDMGGLWEEYDVTEVATPEAWHKNPELVMKFYNDRRKQLYGCKPNLGHIGLAELEKDFDVQIITQNVDDLHERAGSSKVLHLHGELKKVRSTRYDDLIYDLDSWELKFGDTCEKGFQLRPHIVWFGEMVPAMDEAMPLVKEADIFVVVGTSLNVYPAAGLVHYTQDGVPIFVVDPERPPVHRNGIEFIEEKAGLGVSILKEKLKKLK; encoded by the coding sequence ATGAAAAAGAAATTAGTGATATTGACCGGTGCCGGGATGAGCCAGGAAAGTGGAATCCGAACTTTTCGGGATATGGGAGGTTTATGGGAAGAATATGATGTTACCGAGGTGGCTACTCCTGAGGCATGGCACAAAAATCCGGAATTGGTCATGAAATTTTATAATGATCGGCGAAAGCAACTATATGGGTGCAAGCCAAATTTGGGACATATTGGCTTAGCCGAACTGGAAAAAGATTTTGACGTACAAATTATTACTCAGAATGTTGACGATTTGCATGAGCGGGCGGGGAGCTCGAAAGTGTTGCATTTACATGGCGAACTGAAAAAAGTGCGAAGTACACGTTACGATGACTTAATCTATGATTTAGATAGCTGGGAGTTGAAGTTTGGCGACACCTGTGAAAAAGGCTTTCAGCTTCGTCCACATATTGTGTGGTTTGGCGAAATGGTTCCGGCTATGGATGAGGCCATGCCACTAGTGAAGGAAGCCGATATTTTTGTGGTGGTCGGTACTTCGCTCAATGTATATCCAGCTGCCGGATTAGTACATTACACTCAAGATGGAGTTCCAATTTTTGTGGTTGATCCCGAGCGTCCGCCCGTTCATCGAAATGGAATAGAATTTATTGAGGAGAAAGCTGGACTTGGTGTATCTATTCTGAAAGAGAAACTTAAAAAATTGAAATAA
- a CDS encoding porin family protein — MRRILLVVLFALTVFALRAQRFEGGVLGGFNAAQVSGDNTNGYRKPGILLGGYVMRDFSRDLFFGMEIKYSQKGSRKNPSNKTTNVQQEDLEKYIMRLGYAEVPFSLGYRTSDHISILAGLSAGYLVHSKELDNYGEIPEVEQRKFNAFDFQAFVGMRYDLTDRLALDLRLAYSVLPIRDLPGQAVFYWLDDQYSNVISTGLYCRLGR, encoded by the coding sequence GTGAGAAGAATTTTACTTGTTGTACTATTTGCCCTGACGGTTTTTGCGCTTCGGGCACAACGCTTTGAAGGTGGGGTTTTGGGTGGATTTAATGCGGCTCAGGTTTCGGGAGATAACACCAATGGTTATCGCAAACCCGGCATATTACTAGGTGGTTATGTGATGCGGGATTTCAGTCGGGACTTATTCTTTGGAATGGAAATTAAGTACTCGCAAAAAGGAAGCCGCAAAAATCCATCGAATAAAACCACCAATGTGCAACAAGAAGATCTTGAAAAATATATCATGCGTTTGGGCTATGCTGAAGTACCTTTCTCTTTGGGGTATCGAACAAGCGATCATATTTCAATCTTGGCAGGACTATCGGCCGGATACCTGGTGCACAGCAAAGAACTGGACAATTATGGTGAAATTCCGGAAGTTGAACAACGGAAATTCAACGCTTTCGATTTTCAGGCTTTTGTTGGCATGCGATATGACCTTACTGACCGCCTAGCACTTGATTTAAGACTTGCCTATTCTGTTCTTCCCATTCGCGATTTGCCGGGCCAAGCTGTTTTCTATTGGCTGGATGATCAATATAGCAATGTAATAAGTACTGGTTTGTACTGTCGGCTAGGTCGCTGA